CAAGAAGGGCTATGAAGAATACGAGAATGCGCAGCATGAAGCCTCCCTTGGTAGCAGCCTCAGATATGCGGAGCTATCGCGGGAATTGCAAGTAACAGGGGGCGCCACCGGTAAACCGGCAGCGCCCAAACGGACCGTCCATCGCGCGCGGCATTCATTTTCGCCGGGTCAGTCGGGCACCGCACCTCAGGCGGTCGCCAACATACCCTTTTCGGCCGCCAGATCGCGCATCCGCTTCTGGAGTTTCTCGAATGCACGCACCTCGATCTGCCTGATCCGTTCACGGCTCACGCCATATTGGCCCGACAGGTCTTCCAGCGTGATCATCTCGTCGCTCAACCGCCGCTGGGTCAGAATATCCTTCTCACGATCATTGAGCACATCCATCGCCTGCGCCAGCATCTCGCGCCTTGTGTCCAACTCATCCTTGGCCTCATAGTCACCGGCCTGGTCGGCATCTTCGTCCTGCAACCAGTCCTGCCATTGCATCGTGCCTTCGCCTTCCTGCCCGACAGTGGCATTAAGCGAAGCATCGCCGCCCGAAAGGCGCCGGTTCATCGAAATCACTTCGGTTTCCGTCACGCCCAGATCATGCGCAATCCGCTCGACGTTTTCGGGCCGCATATCGCCATCTTCCAGCGCACCAATACGCGCCTTGGCCTTGCGCAGGTTGAAAAACAGCTTCTTTTGCGCCGACGTCGTGCCAAGCTTCACAAGGCTCCACGACCGCAGGATATATTCCTGAATCGAAGCCCTGATCCACCACATTGCATAGGTCGCCAGCCGGAAGCCGCGCTCCGGATCGAACCGCTTGACCGCTTGCATCAAGCCAACGTTGGCCTCTGAAATCACTTCCGCCTGCGGCAAGCCATAACCGCGATAGCCCATGGCGATCTTTGCCGCCAACCGCAGGTGCGACGTCACCATCTGATGCGCCGCTTCGGTGTCTTGTTCCTCGACCCACCGCTTGGCGAGCATATACTCCTGCTCTGGCTCCAGAAGCGGAAACTTCCGGATCTGCTGCAAATAGCGATTAAGCCCACCTTCGGGTGTCGGTGCCGGGAGATTTGCGTAGTTGCCCATGTGCTTCAAGCCCCTCAATGTTTATTAGCTTAACATCCATTTAGTGTTGCGCTAACAGAGTTTCAAGAACCGTAGTTACGAAACTCTAACGAAATACTAAGGTATTTCCGTCGCCCCGTCAGCCCAGCTCACGGCGATGTGCTTTCCGTGACAGATAATGAGTGCACAAGCTTAACTGCGCACCGCGCTCAGGAGTTCCATCATGTCCTGCGGCAGTGGGGCCTCAAAGCGCATCATTTCGCCGCTGACCGGGTGGGCGAACCCAAGCGTTGCAGCGTGTAAAGCCTGTCGCGGGAAGGCTTTTACCGTCGCGGCCACGTCCGGGGGCAGCGCGGTCTGCGCCAGCTTGCGTCGCCCGCCATAGGTCGGATCACCAACCAAGCCATGCCCGGCATGGGCCATATGCACCCGGATCTGATGCGTCCGCCCGGTCTCAAGCCAGCACTCCATCAACGCCAGCGCGGGCGGCGTCCCGAAACTCTCGGCCAGCCGTGCCCGCGTCACCGCATGGCGCCCGCCCTCAAACAACACCGCCTGTTTTTGGCGGTCATGCTTATGCCGGGCCAGTTGCGTGGTGATTTTCAACACATTGCCCGCCTCAAAGCTCACCCCGCGCAAACCGCGCAACCGCGGGTCACCGGCCTCGGGCACGCCGTAGACCAGCGCCAGATAATGCCGCTCAATGTCATGCGCTTCAAACTGGCGGGCCAGCCCGTGATGCGCCTTGTCGCTCTTGGCCACCACCAGAAGCCCCGAGGTATCCTTGTCGATCCGATGCACGATCCCCGGCCGCGCCACCCCGCCAATCCCCGAAAGGCTAGCCCCGCAATGATGCAGCAAGGCGTTCACCAACGTGCCTGACGGCGTACCCGGCGCCGGATGCACCACCATCCCGACCGGTTTGTTCACCACGACAAGCGCGTCATCCTCGTAAACCACATCCAGCGGAATCGCCTCTGGCCCGATATGGCTCTCCTCCGCCGCCTCCAGCGTGATCTCGACAACGTCGCCCTCGGCCACCCGCGCCTTCGGATTGTCGGCCTGCGCCCCGTTGACTGTTACCGCGCCCTCCGCGACCAGCCGTGCCAGCCGGGTGCGCGAAAGCGCCGCCTGCTCTGGCACATCGCGTGAAAGCGCCTTATCAAGGCGCGCAGGCGGATCGGCACTGATCGTGAAGCGAACATGGGTTTGAGACAATGGATGACGCTCCTCAACCGGTCGATGCAAAAACACTCAGGTTCCTGCGCCTGCTGGTGACGGTGCTGACCGTCACGATGATTCTGGGCTTTCTAGTGATCGTGACGCTTTTTGTCATCAAGTTCTCCGGCTCCCCCGGCCCGACCCGCTTGCCCTGCCCGCGACCATCACCTTGCCTTCGGGCACCAAGGTAACCGCCTTTACCCGCGCGAAAGACTGGTATGGCGTGGTGACAGACGACAACCGCATCCTGATCTATTCGCCCAAAACCGGCGCGCTTCTGCAAGAGATCGAAGTCACTGCGGGAAAGTAGCACA
This is a stretch of genomic DNA from Aquicoccus sp. G2-2. It encodes these proteins:
- the rpoH gene encoding RNA polymerase sigma factor RpoH, producing the protein MGNYANLPAPTPEGGLNRYLQQIRKFPLLEPEQEYMLAKRWVEEQDTEAAHQMVTSHLRLAAKIAMGYRGYGLPQAEVISEANVGLMQAVKRFDPERGFRLATYAMWWIRASIQEYILRSWSLVKLGTTSAQKKLFFNLRKAKARIGALEDGDMRPENVERIAHDLGVTETEVISMNRRLSGGDASLNATVGQEGEGTMQWQDWLQDEDADQAGDYEAKDELDTRREMLAQAMDVLNDREKDILTQRRLSDEMITLEDLSGQYGVSRERIRQIEVRAFEKLQKRMRDLAAEKGMLATA
- a CDS encoding RluA family pseudouridine synthase produces the protein MSQTHVRFTISADPPARLDKALSRDVPEQAALSRTRLARLVAEGAVTVNGAQADNPKARVAEGDVVEITLEAAEESHIGPEAIPLDVVYEDDALVVVNKPVGMVVHPAPGTPSGTLVNALLHHCGASLSGIGGVARPGIVHRIDKDTSGLLVVAKSDKAHHGLARQFEAHDIERHYLALVYGVPEAGDPRLRGLRGVSFEAGNVLKITTQLARHKHDRQKQAVLFEGGRHAVTRARLAESFGTPPALALMECWLETGRTHQIRVHMAHAGHGLVGDPTYGGRRKLAQTALPPDVAATVKAFPRQALHAATLGFAHPVSGEMMRFEAPLPQDMMELLSAVRS
- a CDS encoding DUF6476 family protein; protein product: MDDAPQPVDAKTLRFLRLLVTVLTVTMILGFLVIVTLFVIKFSGSPGPTRLPCPRPSPCLRAPR
- a CDS encoding DUF6476 family protein, coding for MPSGTKVTAFTRAKDWYGVVTDDNRILIYSPKTGALLQEIEVTAGK